The Candidatus Defluviibacterium haderslevense DNA window CTGAGGCTACTAATGATTTTAACATGTGGTCTAATTCAGCAGGTCATGCAAATGAATTGGCTTTTGATCCTGATTGTAATATCATATATATTGCAGCTGGAAAATCCGATCTTGTAGCCATTGACGTTAGTGATCCTCAACATCCTCAAACATGCCAAACATATGGTACGCCTGATGACGATTACGGTACATGGGGATTAGACTTCTACAATCATAAAGTTCATATTGGATATATATGGTCTCCTGTTACACCACCCCATTCCAATTACACAGGATATAAAATATTACAAACAAATTGTAAAACAACAGATGTTAAAACACCAACCACGAACAACAAATGCGCCATTTCTCCAAATCCTACTACAGGATATATAAATGTCAATTTAGGTGAACAAAAATTAAAGACAATCACCATTTATAACCTCTATGGCACACGCCTACAAGAACATGTTAAAAATGAATTTTCTATTGCAAATCTGCCTGATGGAATGTATTATTTATATATTCAAATGATTCATTCAAGCTATGTCCAGAAGGTGTTAAAACAACAATAAATTTTAATACAAAACGTCAACCTTAGCATTCATTACATTTCATATATCAACACATTGTACCAAATAAAATGTTGTTTGATTCAAATAAATTATTGTAAGTTTGATTATTGTAATTATAGTGATCTAAAAGTTCTGGATTAGGAATGTTTTCTATTAATTACGTTAAACCAAAATATATCATGAAAAAGATCGTCTTGTTAAACATTGTTTTGGCTGCCTTCTTGATGTTACATTTACAAGCTCAAACCAATAGTGATTATACTGTACAAACAAGGGTTGTGGTTAATACATCTCCACCTTCCATTTCTATTCGATGGCCCAAAATAGCAACTGGAGTTACAGCTTACAATATTTATCGCAAGGAAAAAACAGATCAAAGTTGGGGTAACATTTTAGGATCCACCCTAGGAACCGATACGATATGGACAGACACTCAAGTAAAAATTGGCGAGAACTATGAATACAATATTCAGAAATTAAATGGGACCACTTTATTAGGAATAAGTTACTTGCTGAGTGGCATTGAAGTTCCTGTAGTTCATTCTCGCGGGAAAGCCTTAATTGTAGTAGAAGCAGGATTGGCTTCAGCAATACCTAACGAAATAAAAAGTTTAATGGCAGATATCAATGCCGATGGTTGGGAAGTGATTACAACTCAAGTATCCAAAACAGATTCCATTCAAAAAGTAAAACGCGAAATAAAAAGAATAGATCTTGAAGTTGGCGGAATAAATGCTTTAATACTATTAGGACATATTCCTGTTCCTTATTCTGGAAATTTTGGAAAAATAGAGCATTTTAGATTTCCACCTGATGGGCATGTAGAGCATAGCGGATGCTGGCCAGCAGATGTTTATTATGCAGTAGATTATGATCAATGGACAGATACTATAACAAATATTGATGCCACAAGAATCGAAAACAAAAATATTCCTGGTGATGGCAAATTGGATCAAACCAGAACGCCAGCAAAAGTTAATTATTTAATGGGGCGCATTGATCTTTCCAACCTTCCTGCCTTTCCTTTATCAGAAGTTGAATTGACAAAACAATATATAAAAAAAGCACATGACTTTAGATTTAAAATAACCAAGACAATAGAAAAAGGTGTTATCGATGATCGCTTTGCCGTCACTCAAGGAGCCTATGGTAGTCAGGCATGGCGAAATTTTGCGGCTATGTTCGGGCCACAACAAATCATTCAAGGGGATTTATTACAACATTGTGATGCACAAAATTTATTATTTGCATATGGTGCCGGTGGAGGAACATACACAGATTGTGGAAGAGTATGTTCTACAGATAGTTTTTTGCGTCACAAAGGAGCTATTTTCAATATGATATTTGGTAGTAATTTTGGTGATTGGGACAATAAAAATAATTTACTGAGAGCACCACTTGCAGCCAAAGAAAATGGTCTAACCAATGCTTGGAGCGGTCGTCCACACTGGCAAAATCATTCTATGGCTTTGGGCGAGCCGGTTGGATATAGTGCACAACTAACTCAAAACAACTTAAACACTTATACCTACAATGATGCAGCAAATGCCATACACATTGCACTAATGGGTGATCCTACACTTCGCCTTCATATGATAGCACCACCTTCAAACGTTACTGCCACCCCAATTTCAAATAATACTATGGTAACGTTGAATTGGTTACCTAGCATTGAACCAGGTATTTTGGGATATTATATTTACCATTCAGAATACCAATTTGGAACGTACTTACCGTTAAATATAAATCCACAATTAGCCCTAAATTTCACAGATAGCTTTCCAAACAATGGAAATAACTTTTACCAAGTTAAAGCAGTTAAATTGACTACATCTGCTAGTGGGAGTTATTTCAATACAAGTCATGGCGCTTCAATAAGTATTGGTAATATCATCGGTAATCCAGTGGATGTTGACCATGTTATTCAACATTATTTAGATATTGTTCCAAATCCTGCCACATCTGTTATCACAATGAGTACGAATTATAATATAAATGATTTAACAACTCATATTTATAATCAATTAGGACAATTAGTAATCTCTAAAAAACCTTATCTAAATCAATTAAATAATATCGATATCAATGTTAGTGACTTGAAAGCAGGTTTATATTTTCTTAAATATGGCCCTATGATTAAAACGTTTGTTAAACTTTAAAAAAAGATTTTCAGAATGATTAAGAAAAAAATAATTCTTATTGGTGCCTCTGGAATGATAGGTGGCCTTGTATTGAGAAAAGCACTTGAATCTGATTCCATTAGTGAAATAGTTTCACTAGTAAGAAAACCATTAGGAATATCGCATCACAAATTAAAAGAAATCATATTGCAGGATTTTACAAATTATTCTGATAAACAAGAACAACTTAAAGATTTTGATGCAGCTTATTTTTGTATCGGTGTGTATACCGGATCTGTACCAGACGATCAGTTTAAGATGATTACCGTAGATTATGCTAAAGCATTTATTGATGTTATAAAAGAACAAAGCCCCAATGCAAACTTTTGTTTTCTGAGTGGGGCTGGAGCTGACCTAAATGAAAAGAGTCGCCTTTCTTTTGCTCGTTATAAAGGCATGGCTGAAAATTATTTAATCCAAAAACAATTTAAACATTGGTATATTTTCAGACCAGCTTATATTTATCCTGTTGAAAAAAGACTTGAACCCAATTTTTCATATCGAATTATGCGAACACTATATCCAATAATAAAAAGTATTTACCCACAAGGCGCTATTACATCTGAAGTGTTAGGTGATGCCATGTTCAAAGCTGGAATTTATGGAAAAGATCAAATTATTTTAGAAAATCAAGATATTAAAACTTTGAATTTTGTAGAACAATAATAATTTAAATATGAGTCATTTATTTATGAAAAATAATTAATCAAAGAAAATATTTTATATTAATCGTCAACAATAATAAATAAACCATCATGAAAACTATTATTGCTAAATCAATTTTTAAATTCATTTCATTAGGCGCCATTATTATTATCTT harbors:
- a CDS encoding T9SS type A sorting domain-containing protein — its product is MKKIVLLNIVLAAFLMLHLQAQTNSDYTVQTRVVVNTSPPSISIRWPKIATGVTAYNIYRKEKTDQSWGNILGSTLGTDTIWTDTQVKIGENYEYNIQKLNGTTLLGISYLLSGIEVPVVHSRGKALIVVEAGLASAIPNEIKSLMADINADGWEVITTQVSKTDSIQKVKREIKRIDLEVGGINALILLGHIPVPYSGNFGKIEHFRFPPDGHVEHSGCWPADVYYAVDYDQWTDTITNIDATRIENKNIPGDGKLDQTRTPAKVNYLMGRIDLSNLPAFPLSEVELTKQYIKKAHDFRFKITKTIEKGVIDDRFAVTQGAYGSQAWRNFAAMFGPQQIIQGDLLQHCDAQNLLFAYGAGGGTYTDCGRVCSTDSFLRHKGAIFNMIFGSNFGDWDNKNNLLRAPLAAKENGLTNAWSGRPHWQNHSMALGEPVGYSAQLTQNNLNTYTYNDAANAIHIALMGDPTLRLHMIAPPSNVTATPISNNTMVTLNWLPSIEPGILGYYIYHSEYQFGTYLPLNINPQLALNFTDSFPNNGNNFYQVKAVKLTTSASGSYFNTSHGASISIGNIIGNPVDVDHVIQHYLDIVPNPATSVITMSTNYNINDLTTHIYNQLGQLVISKKPYLNQLNNIDINVSDLKAGLYFLKYGPMIKTFVKL
- a CDS encoding NAD(P)H-binding protein, whose translation is MIKKKIILIGASGMIGGLVLRKALESDSISEIVSLVRKPLGISHHKLKEIILQDFTNYSDKQEQLKDFDAAYFCIGVYTGSVPDDQFKMITVDYAKAFIDVIKEQSPNANFCFLSGAGADLNEKSRLSFARYKGMAENYLIQKQFKHWYIFRPAYIYPVEKRLEPNFSYRIMRTLYPIIKSIYPQGAITSEVLGDAMFKAGIYGKDQIILENQDIKTLNFVEQ